The genomic interval TAGTTCCTCCAAATGCTGTAATATTCCTCGGTGTAGAACATTGGTTAGATCCTATTGTTTCGCTtccatctattctgggaagagcaCCATAACATGTAGGACTTGATGAACTTGCATTGTTCAATGGTGGATGTTCTCCTTCCTGAACAGTCCTTGAGACAGTACTGTACTTACGTAACTTTTTAAAGATGGATTGTTTCTCAATTTCTCCATCTTTGCTTCCTTCTAAACAAAGTTGCCTCTTAACTGTGTCATTATTCTTCAAAGCTTCAGCTTTCAACATTACTGTTTTCCTATTAGAAGCACTATTGAGCCTGTCTCGAGTGCCCACATCCTTCTCTTTTAATTTCAACACTGATGAACATGTAAAGCTCCCTGATGATCTTGATAATTTCAAAACAAGACTATTAGTTGTGATCAAATTTTCTGAAGACGATTTGGAGTTTGGCTGAGGCAGTTCCATAGACCCGTGCTTCCCTTGATCCATGCTACGGGCAACATTATATAGGAAATTAACTCTCTTTGTCTTTGGAGAACCAATCAGCTCTTCATATGAACTAGATAATCTCTTGGTCTGTGCCTTCGCATCAGGAGAGTTGCCTGAATCTGGTTGGACATTCATGTTACTAGAAGGTAGCATGTCCTTCGAGGTACCACACTTGTCTTCTATGCTTAACCTTTTCCGGACCTGTGAGCGCTTGGCGCATGCCCACTGCTTCACTGTTGCAAACAAAATGGTCTTGTCTCTCTGTTCTGGCTCTGATGTGCATGTCAGAGATCTATCATTCTTCTGATGATTCTGTGTGTTGCAATCCAATTTATCTGTAGAATGGATCTGTTATCGCAATATAGAAAATGTTATAAAGATTGTCATCAGAAGCATAAAGAAAGGGAAAAATATTGTGCATGCAACATCTGATGTGAGATAAGCTTAGAGTGTTTTTGCTTGAATCAAAAAGTGGGTTGCTCTAAAAGCAACAATCTATGCTTAGAGCCATAAGTCTGCATATTACCAAATTCTCAAGACTGATTCTCAAAATCAACCGAACTTATGGATCAAAATCAATCAAGAAAGTTCAACATCTTGGTTAAAGAAGTCCAGTATAAAAGGACAGAAACTGATCAATTACTTACAACACCAAGGGAATTTAAAGAAAGAATAACTTGAGCAATATTAAGAAACTGATAGAAGTGAATACTTTGAGTGCCATTATATTGTATTGGTGTCCTTGAGACTATGATTGATctatacttaatcatggaaagcATTTTGTCCATCACAGAAAAGATTCATTATCCAAGATAGTATCCATGTTCACTAACATATATTCAAGCAAAAAGTACTGAAATTTGTTGCTGAGTGAATCCTTTACCTGTGACTTCATGTTAGATGAGAGACCATTCTCATTTTGTGCTTTCAATTTCAtatatttcaaatgttttgatgCAAAATGCTTTTTCTTGCTAATTGATAGAGCTTCCCTTGCCTTTGATTCTTTTGCATGTTTCCTGAGCTCAAACTTTTCATGTGATATTTCTTGTTCGCTTAACTTGGACAAAATCCTAAGCTTTACACCATCTGAATCAACATACACTGGTTCAGTCCTATCATACTCGGAATGAATTGGTAAAACATCTTGTCTTTTGGTCAGCCCATCCACACCACTAGTTGGAGAATTCAGTAATGCCAATTCAGAACTCCAGTTTGTACCATTCCTCTTATCAAGGTCTTCAAGAGTGCAGCAGCTAGAACTTGCATAGACATCCACCATCAACCTCTTCTTTTTTGGCTTGACTTTATATATTGAAACATTTCTCTGTGTGCCCTTAGAGTTAGACTCCATCGAGAGACATTGGTCTATGTGAGCATTCAGAGTGGTATTCGAAGTGAAAGAGAATGTTTTACAGACAGGGCAGACCTTTGAAGCCATAGGATGCGGTATCACTCTAGAATCTTTTACAGTGCCTTCTGTTTGTCTAGTCTCTGAGACTGAAACCAATTTCACTATCTGCCTGTCTCTTTTAGCGGAAGGTTCACGAGGTTTGTCAAGAGTATAGCTAAGATCAGTGACCTCACACTGTGACTGTGTTGTAGTATATCTGACTAGAGATACAGAAAGAGGATTACCAATCGGACTTAAAATTTCTTCAGTTTGTTGAGAAGTCCCAGAAGCTGAGCCAATTCCAACATCACTATGGCTCAATTCATTCACAGATAAGACATGGTTAGAAGTAGAATTTGTATCCTCCAGTGATGGATGGATGGATTGAACTAAAACAGGCTCCTTTGAGGTTAATCCCGATATCTTTGGCACACTAGAAGGATCTTCATTGGAGTGATTACCAGTTGTAAGAAGATCCAAGTCTGAAGAAACTTGTTCAGCTTCTGAACCAGCAGTAGGCTGAGTTAATACTTCCAACTTTCTGAGACTGTCAGCTCTCAGTACATCAGGAGGTTCAAAAGGTGGCAACAACTCTTTAATACCATGCTTCAAACAAAACTTCAAGAACTGTTGAGAAAACGGCCAAGAAGCTTCAATCCCTTTGCAACGTGATGCAAAGACATAATCTCTAAGgaacaaaaaacaaaaatgaaataagCTTACGTATAAAATTACAAGTCTACAGAACTAAGTAACTAAAAATTCTTCAACTCCATGATTCCAAGAAAAGATAGAAGCAAAGCAAAGAAGACCTGCTTATGAGATGACCTTTTTGGCTGTATTTGTTCCAAATATATCTCATACTAATTGCTAAAGTTAGATTCTTTCTAATCAAGGAAAGAGGCAGAGTTTATAACTTCTAGTTGTTCTATGTCTATAATGAAACTATATCGTAGATGAAGGTTAGAACttgattttaaaaactcaaatttatcaTTGCACTGTTTAAAATTCATTCAAGAGGAAATTAACGCACAAAGAATAATCTGATATTTGTAGTTGATAATTGATAAACCTTCAGGAAATTGAGCAAACTAcaaaaaatgaaaacagaaaagaTTTCATAAACAACCGATCTTGAAAAGATTTCATATGCTATATGATTGAGGAGCAAAAGGGGAATCCCTGTAGAAAGAGGGGTATATGACCTATCTGAAAATAACTCCAGATGAAGAACTTTTACCTTATAGAGAAATTGGGAGTTCTCTCTCCAAGGATTGGTGGATCTAATTCCTCTTGGGAGGCTAGGATTCCAGACGAACCCCTTTCATCAGTCCTTGCTTCTGGAAGTTTGGAGGAACATCTTGTATCTGGAGAGTTTCTACTAGATAATAACATCTGAAGAAGGTCCTCTCAATTATCTCTAAATGTTCCAGCAGTTGTACTGCTCCAAAAGTTTTGGTTCTATTaggctttcttttatgcttagcCTCCAACATAACAAAGGACTTGGCTCCCAAAACCCCTCAAGAAGACAAAGCGaacatcaaaacccaaaaatCCAACCACCCTTTTCTCCTCTCATGACCTGATTATTGTGCCTGCAAAATCATAGGAACAGAAGTCaaaggtatgagatcatccagaAATATAACTTGGAGATTACTTCAAGACCATTATTTCATGTGCACATAAGACTGGATATATTCAAGGGTTTTCATTAAACCAATAAAGTTAGATCAGGTTGAATCAAGACCTCATAATCTCCCAAATGGTAGTGAGATAAAAAAAGTCAAGTGAGAGATGAGCCTGCTCAGGTGTCATTTTATGTGGCAGAAGTGAGCATACTCAGGTACCAACCTGGGCTAGCACAGTTATATCAGGAAGAGAACAAGGGAGGaagggaaagggagaaaaaaataaatttttgtcaAACACAAATCACATGAAATGATAAGTAGAGAAACATGGGCAGGAAACATGTTCAGGTCAAAAAGGTGGAACACCACCACCACCATCACCACCACAAACCACTCAGGAGAGAGCAAAAACGTCTTCAACTCAAGAGAAACTTCATCCAAAAATTACTCTTGTATAGTTCCCAAGGAAGATCAATACGTAGCAGTAAAgagatgtaaaaaaaaaaaaacggagACCATAAAATCTCGAAGATCTCGCGAAGATTCTTTATGGATCACAGAAGGAAGCACAACAACAGAGGCAAAAGGAGAAATCGTTGAAAGAAAGGACAACATAAAAAGGATAAGAAAACCCATTAGACCTCTTCGCCGAGAGTAAAGATGAAGAAAAGCCATCCCTCGAATTTCTTCTCGCTTCCGAAATGATGGAACAAGGAACTCGACATAAATCGAAGATCCAAGAAAAAAGGAGAATAAAACAGAACGCGAACATGGCAGATCCAGAAAGGGCATGGCTTCAtactgatttttttaaaaaaaagaaaaaagacatCGAAATGAAATCCCTATGAGAAAGAAGAAAACTACCTCAAAAAACAAACTTCCCACCGTCAATTGATTCATACCTTATCAAGCTTACAGCTTTCCCAATAATTGCTGCTTGTGGTGGCCAAATTGGGTCTAGAGAGAGAGGAAAAAAAATCCTGAAACTTGGAGAGAAGTGACGAAGAAGGGAAAGCCTTGCTTTTCCCCCTTTCACTTCACAGCTCACAATTAATGGATAGAAGAGACTAGcgagaagaagaaaatgagaaaGCACCATCCACCCACATCCATGGCATCAGGTTCCCCAATAGAAGCAGACCTCTGTAGCTCAACAGCAactgagagagagagaagaaaagggGCAAAAAGTAAAGAGAGGGTGTTTTGAAGGAGCTGTACTAAGCCTGTACCTGTTTCTCTTGCTGGTATTAAAACAGAATGTTACCGTGTTTATTTATCGCATAGCTTTACAGCTTCACTGTATTTGGCAGCAGCATTATTGGACAAATACATCAAGCCCCCCTcgtaatataaaaattttaagtttgaaccCTCAATCAAAAAGTCTAATTTCATATATCTAAATTCTAAGTGTCCGTATTAGATATTCTATTTAAagatttcattttaaattttaaatagaatagttaaaaaattttacattAGTTATACTATCCCTTTCTTAAATTATACATTTATAAAcattatttctttaaatttagaaaaggatttcattttcaaagaaatAGGAAATTGATATGTGATATATGAGAAAattgatatctaaatttaataaaatatttttttatccta from Zingiber officinale cultivar Zhangliang chromosome 6B, Zo_v1.1, whole genome shotgun sequence carries:
- the LOC121992285 gene encoding uncharacterized protein LOC121992285, encoding MLLSSRNSPDTRCSSKLPEARTDERGSSGILASQEELDPPILGERTPNFSIRDYVFASRCKGIEASWPFSQQFLKFCLKHGIKELLPPFEPPDVLRADSLRKLEVLTQPTAGSEAEQVSSDLDLLTTGNHSNEDPSSVPKISGLTSKEPVLVQSIHPSLEDTNSTSNHVLSVNELSHSDVGIGSASGTSQQTEEILSPIGNPLSVSLVRYTTTQSQCEVTDLSYTLDKPREPSAKRDRQIVKLVSVSETRQTEGTVKDSRVIPHPMASKVCPVCKTFSFTSNTTLNAHIDQCLSMESNSKGTQRNVSIYKVKPKKKRLMVDVYASSSCCTLEDLDKRNGTNWSSELALLNSPTSGVDGLTKRQDVLPIHSEYDRTEPVYVDSDGVKLRILSKLSEQEISHEKFELRKHAKESKAREALSISKKKHFASKHLKYMKLKAQNENGLSSNMKSQIHSTDKLDCNTQNHQKNDRSLTCTSEPEQRDKTILFATVKQWACAKRSQVRKRLSIEDKCGTSKDMLPSSNMNVQPDSGNSPDAKAQTKRLSSSYEELIGSPKTKRVNFLYNVARSMDQGKHGSMELPQPNSKSSSENLITTNSLVLKLSRSSGSFTCSSVLKLKEKDVGTRDRLNSASNRKTVMLKAEALKNNDTVKRQLCLEGSKDGEIEKQSIFKKLRKYSTVSRTVQEGEHPPLNNASSSSPTCYGALPRIDGSETIGSNQCSTPRNITAFGGTMNDVTCQYSTIMEHQENSNSTNLSSQTQFHGTETETLGMQIEISDSRYYGTRSSMEKTNPNPISHDSVISEKVAPSLGTQLDSCQSEEHAQPIYATETCTEQFQHQEKFQADSNSYENGDQQIKLTEVKRRAYSHMMQPEEEPADDTLSLHESSGCLTCHNDVPERSSSTSSIRITASHSKNVSTDREPSGSPISTASTISLPSPSDLKFQGAEKSSGTASANDNPSPAIPSAESIKVAQEGNLDNREQETKEILPDKKLHQCQDDKCLCGSCRERINKVSESFRQSGTVKTTLPKWVSNLPIRPRNSSSFDLYQNHNMTDNSETGAQSKSTLLKSSLDLPVKFPIHGNTCSPRPSLQSQNHSVSSPMLRLMGKNLLVQNHEGNEQSQPALNYSQQVNLSHPEYALNSNHMKQGNFQYQHNQLVAGPPRAFGRTAPPLVDHQIPLNLPRRPSGGGFTGVPLQSGCTAKLDQQIQQFQPCKDARLSCQIMDQLIVIDDPRHENGARGFLTNSASNLAFTNSSHSSLPHTSLFYYPLQNQTVDYIRPLLPNLYSSANFSFMNQNISSENQGPFVPNPSLFQSLPGQRAPVMYYSRNLH